TACGGTATTCTTTTTGCATCGTTCTGCCTCCCCCTATTTTAGTTGCGCCTGGATATGGCTTTCGATGGCGTCAAAAGCCGGATCGAGGTCTTTTTCCAAAATGTACTTGGCGCGGGCAATTTCCACCCGCACCGGCAATTTCAGAATTCTTTCCAAGGCAAAGCCGCCGGCCATGGCCAGTTCCGATTCCCGGTAAAAGAACAGGATCAGATGCAGCATGCGGTATTGCTTTTTCAGTGAAGTGTAGGTATCAATTTCGTGGAAGGCGTTTTGATGTAAGAAGTCTTCCCGAATGGATTTGGCGGTCTCCAGGGTCAGACGATCGGAGGGAGAAAGCGCATCCAAACCAACCAAACGCACAATTTCATCCAATTCGGATTCTCTTTGCAGCAGACGCATGGCGTCGCGGCGGGAGTTGGACCATTCCGCATTGACATGGCGGTCAAAGTAAGTATCCATGCGGTCGCTGTAGAGCGAGTAGCTCTGCAGCCAGTCGATGGCGGGGAAATGGCGCGCTTCGGCGAGGCGAGCGGCCAGCGCCCAGAAAACTTTGACGATGCGCAGGGTCGATTGCGTTACCGGTTCGGAAAGATCGCCGCCGGGAGGTGAAACGGCGCCGATGGCGGTTAAGGAGCCTTCGCTGCCGCCTAAGGTAACGACTTTACCAGCGCGTTCGTAGAATTCGGCCAGACGGGAGCCCAGATAAGCCGGGTAACCTTCTTCACCGGGCATTTCTTCCAAACGGCCGGACATTTCACGCAGGGCTTCTGCCCAACGGGAAGTGGAGTCGGCCATTAAGGCGATGGAGAACCCCATATCGCGGTAGTATTCGGCAATGGTGATGCCGGTGTAGATGGAAGCCTCCCGCGCAGCCACAGGCATGTTGGAGGTGTTGGCAATCAACACGGTCCGTTCCATCAGGGGTTCGCCGGAGGTGGGATCTTTTAGTTCGGGGAATTCCAGCAGAACATCGGTCATTTCGTTGCCGCGCTCACCGCAGCCAACATAAACGATGATCTGGGCTTCCGCCCATTTGGCCAGCTGATGCTGCACAACCGTCTTGC
The nucleotide sequence above comes from Negativicutes bacterium. Encoded proteins:
- a CDS encoding V-type ATP synthase subunit A, which produces MANTAQSQGTIIKVSGPLVVAKGMQDAKMYDVVKVGKQQLVGEIIEMRNDQASIQVYEETSGLGPGEVVVSTGEPLSVELAPGLIRSIYDGIQRPLDRIRSIAGDFIPRGVQVNSIDREKVWQFVPVAAVGSEVTAGQTLGTVQETVLVAHKIMVPPGISGTLTWIYAGDATVIEPIARIQTAQGEKEIAMLQLWPVRRPRPYQQKLTPSEPLTSGQRVIDMFFPVAKGGTACVPGPFGSGKTVVQHQLAKWAEAQIIVYVGCGERGNEMTDVLLEFPELKDPTSGEPLMERTVLIANTSNMPVAAREASIYTGITIAEYYRDMGFSIALMADSTSRWAEALREMSGRLEEMPGEEGYPAYLGSRLAEFYERAGKVVTLGGSEGSLTAIGAVSPPGGDLSEPVTQSTLRIVKVFWALAARLAEARHFPAIDWLQSYSLYSDRMDTYFDRHVNAEWSNSRRDAMRLLQRESELDEIVRLVGLDALSPSDRLTLETAKSIREDFLHQNAFHEIDTYTSLKKQYRMLHLILFFYRESELAMAGGFALERILKLPVRVEIARAKYILEKDLDPAFDAIESHIQAQLK